Genomic segment of Patescibacteria group bacterium:
CATTTCAGCTGAATTAATTTGAACTTCAGATTTAGCTCTAACATTGTTCAGCGCTTTTTGAGCCGATTCTAATTGTTTTTCGGCTAAATCAACTCCTATTCGCGCTGAATCGCTTGACATAGTGTCGCCAATTTTTAAATTAGCGATTAATTATTTAATTGTTTTTATATTAGAAGAAGATCCGTCTATAACAGCTTGCGCGCTGTAAATGCTATTTTTCGCCACTCCTAATTGAGCAACAGTAAAATTAGAGGATGTTATAGCATAAGACAAAATTATTCTCATATCATCCAAAGCAAGAGATGTTTTATTTGATATATCATCAATCTTAATCAACATTTCATCAATCTCTGCTCTGCTTGTTTCATATTTTATTGAATTATAATAATCTAAAGTTTTACTATATTCTGAGCGGGCAACAACATAAGAATTCATTAAATCATTAAAAGATTGAGAATTAGAAGTTGGAAAATATTGATAATAATTATTATAATGTCCTGTCGCATGATCATCTAAAATATTTTTAACGTTTTCCAAAGAATTATTTATTGTTAATAAAGCGGAATCACTTTTTAATTTTGCGTTTTCATAAGCGTTGCTTAAATCGTTAGTTGATTTGTCTAAGCTATTTTTTAAATTTTTTTCAGCAGTTGATATTCCTATTTCAGTTGATTCAATATCTTTTTGAGTGGAGAAAATTATATTTTCTAAATTTTTTTGCGCGATTTGATAATTATTAAAAGCTGTATTATAATTAGCAACCAACGATTGATCATCTTCTAATTGCGCGACAATTTGTCCCGTGTAAACAAAATCACCTTCATTAACATACATAATAGCCATTCTGCCACTTGTTTTTGCGCTAATTTTAGTTTCGTCTAACGGTTCAGTAATAGCAGAAAGCGAAATATCCTCAACAGCTGTTTTGCTTAATATTTTTTCAACCTTAATTTTTTGATATGTTTCATTTATATTTGCGTCTATTTTTTGTTTCTGATCATTGTCGTAATCATTATATTTATAAAAAGCGTAACTAAACACAGCGACTAACAAAACTATAATTACTAAAATAGAAATAGCCTGTTTAGATAGTTTAGATTTTATTTCTTGATTCATACTTTTAATTTTTAACAATAATTTTACTTACCAATCGGTAAGTATATTATCTTACTATACATTTTATTTAAAATATGTCAATAGTTTTAAATAACATAAACAGCCAGTTTATAACTGGCTGTTTATGTTCAAAATTTTTTATTTGTTAAAATTTTTGTAAATTAAAATATTTATTTTGAGCCATTAACTATTTTTTCAACCCTTACATAAATTCGTTTGGAAAATTTTTCCACTAAGCTGTAAATTACGGGAATTACCACTAACGTCAGTAAAGTGGAAATCAGTAATCCGCCGATTACCGCGATTGCCATCGGCCGCATCATTTCCGAACCTTCTTGTCTTGCCAAAGCCATAGGCAACATTCCCAATATAGTAGTAGTAGAAGTAATTAAAATCGGGCGCAAGCGAGTTATTCCGCCCTCAACTAAGGCATCAAATTTATCCACGCCTTTTTTTCTTAATTGGTTGATATAATCAATTAAAACAATAGCGTTATTTACCACAATCCCGGCAAGTATTATCACGCCCATAAAAGACGGCAAAGACAAAGTTTGTCCTGTAATAAACAGAGCCAACCCCACACCGATAAAAGCTAATGGCAATTCAAACATAACAATAAATGGATGGATTAGCGATTCAAACTGCGAAGCCATAACCATATAGACTAACAAAATTCCCAGCGCCAACGCCCAGCTTAAAGCGCTAAAAGCATCTTGCATCTGTTTATAAGATCCGCCGTATTCAATAAAATATCCAAACGGCAATTCATAATCGCTTAATTTGCTTTTTATGTCTTTTACCGCGCTTCCAACATCCCTATCAATAATATTAGCCGTTACCGCTACCACCCTTAATTGATCTTCGCGATTAATTTTCACAGCGCCTTCGTCTTTGGAAATTTTAGCTACTTGCTTTAGAGGTATCTGGCTCCCGAACGGAGTAGTTATCGTCAAATTTTCTATCTGTTTAATATCATCTCTATAAATTTTATCAAAACGAACTCTTATATCTGTTTCTTCTCCTCCTTGGCGCAATTGAGTGGCGACTGATCCCTGTATAGAATTTTTCACAACAGAACCAATTTGTCCGACTGTCAGACCTAAATAAGATGCTCTTTCCCGATCAATGGTAATAACTAATTCCGGCTTGCCTTTACTCAGAGTGGTATCAATATCGCGTACGCCTTCCAAGTCATCAATTTTTAGCGCGATTTCATAAGCCGTATTTTTTAAAACATCTAAATCCTTTCCAAATATTTTAATTTCAATTGGAGAGCTTGAACCGCTTATCAAAATTTTACTCATATCAGTAAAATTTATTTCTAAACCTCTTATTCTGGGAACTTTTTTTCTTATTATTTCCTGAACATCTTCAGCTGAATATTTCCTATCTTTTTTATCTTTTAATCTAATAAAAATTTGAGCTTCGTTAATGCCTGCTGACCCAAGTCCCAAACCGATACTTTCGCTTCTACTGGCTTCATCTAAACCGACAAAACTGGTAATAGCCGATATTTCATCAATGTTGACTAAATTATTTTCTATTTGGTTAATGGCTTTATTAGTTTCCTCCAGGGATGTGCCAACTGGCATTTTCACTCCAAGCAGCATCATGCTTTGGTCGCTGATAGGCATAAATTCAGTTCCAATAAACGGAACTAAGGCAATTACACCAATTAGCAAACTAATAGTAACAGCCATAGTTTTGAAACGATTATTCAATGACCAAATTAAAATTTTTTTATAAATATTTTGAATTTTTTTAAAATGACTCTCTCCAGAAGCTTTTTGATAATCTTTCGCTTGCTTTCTTTTTTTAAAAATTTTAGATGCGATCATCGGCACTAAAGTCAAGGCTACAAACAAAGAAGAGGCTAAAGAAAAAATGATTGTTAAAGACAACCCTCGCGATATTTGCCCTATAATGCCAGAGCCAAAAGACATGGGCAAAAAAACAGCAATAGTAGTCAGTGTAGCCGCTGTAATAGCCATTCCAACTTCTTTAGCTCCAATAATAGCGGCTTTTTGCCGCTTGCCGATTTTTTCCAAGTGGCGATAAATATTTTCAATTACCACCACGGCATTGTCCACCAGCATTCCGATTCCTAAAGCCAATCCACCCAAAGTCATAAGGTTTAAAGTATAGCCAACGGCGTAAATAGGAATAAAAGTGGCGATCAAAGATAAAGGGATAGCTAAACCAATAGCTAATGTAGGGCGCCAATTTCGCAGAAACAAATAAATTATCAGCATTGCCAACAATCCGCCGATTATTCCGCTTTGCGTTACTGAATCAGTTGAAGTTTTAATTAAATGGCTTTGATCCATTACTAACTTAAAATCAATATCTTGCGGCAAATTTTTTCTTAATTTTGGCAATTCTTGCTTAACTGCTTTGGCAATCTGCGAAGTATTAGCGCCTGATTGCTTATTAATCAACATTAATAAACTGTCTTTTTTGTTAGTACGGCAATAACTTCTTAATTCTTTATGTGTATCAATAATTTCTGCGACATCTTTTAAATAAATCGGTGTATCATTTTTGACAACAATAACTGTATTTTTCATTTCCTCTATATCCTTATATTTCCCTATCGTGCGCAAAGGGAATTCTTGCAAACCCTGTTCTATAAACCCGCCGGACAGATTAATATTTTCTCCGCGCAGAATTTGGACAACTTGAGCTTGAGTTAAATTATAGAGATCTAATCGCGGCTTATCTAATTTTATTAAAATTTCCCGATCTTGCCCGCCGCGCAATTCAACAGAAGCTACTCCATCCAATCTTTCAATTTTGTCCTTAATATTGTCTTCCAATATTTTTTTTAATTCTAAAATTTCCAAATTATCGGACATAACGCCATATCCAAGAATCGGCATTGCTCCGACATCCATTTTTATTACCATGGGATGGCGAGCATCTTGTGGCAAATAATCTTTTATCAAACCGATTTTATCTCTAATATCTTGAGCGGCAAAATCAACATTAGTTCCGCTATTAAATTCAACCATTACCGCTGATATTCCTTCCTGTGAAAAAGATTTAATTGACTTGACATCTTTGACTGTTGCTACAGTATCTTCAATTGGTTTAGTAATAACATCTTCAATATCTTCTGAAGTCGCGCCACTGTAAGAAGTAACAACAGATACTACTGGAAATTCAATGTCTGGAAGCATATCCAATCCCAAACGGCTTAAAGAAATAAAACCAAAAACAACAATGATTAAAACCATCATTGTTATAGTAACAGGCTTGTCAACTGAAAATTTTGGTAGATTCATAAATTCATTAATTTTTTAATTTGAGGCAAAATTTTAAGAGTAGCTTTTTCGCCAGCTCTAATAGTTTTTTTAACTTCTTTATTATCAAAGAATTTACTCCAGCCTACTAATCCTATTTCTCCAACTTTCGGCTCTATAAGAATATCAGCTGTTTTTAAAGAATTTTGCGCCAAATGATATCTTAATATATTTAACGCTCTTATCGGCACTTTCGTTAAATTAATATTTTTATCTAAATCATTTTTTAATCCATTATTAAAAGAAGTATTATCAAGATTAACAGCTATCACTATATCAGCTCCCATTGCGCGCGCCACATCATCTGGTAAAGGATTTGATAATCCGCCGTCAGCTAACAATTTGTTTTTATATTTCAATGGCTGGAAAACAACAGGAACCGACAAACTTGCCCTTATTGCTTTAATAATATTGCCTTGTTTAATATCAATTTCTTTGCCAGTAGTTAAGTCGGTTGCTACTATTACAAGAGGAATTTTCAGATTATTAAAATTCAGATCGCTCGCGATCCATGTTTTAATTAAATTTTCTAATCTCTTTCCTTTAACTAATCCTCCATTAAAAGTCGGATCAACTATTGACAGTCCTGTTCTCCATGTGGCTTCTAAAGCTATTGCTTCTAATTTATTTATATTTTGATTTGCGGCATAAAAAGCGCCGACCAAAGCGCCGATACTTGATCCAGCAATATAATCAATAGGGATATTATTATCTTTTAAAGCTTTAATAACGCCGATATGTGTTAGCCCTTTGACTCCGCCACTTCCCAAAGCCAAGCCGATTTTCGGTCTTTTAAATTTTGTCATAAACTATTTTTTATTTTTTTAATCTTTTTAAATTATATAAATATTATAAAAGCGCTCAATTTTGCATCTAAAAATTTATTAATTAAGCGCAATTATAATATTTTTATTGTCCAAATGGCCAATTACCTTCCGACCAAGCCCAAAAAAGATATCCTGCAACAGCTATGACGGCAATAGCCGCAACTCCGATTATAATTGTTGTTGGACTTGACCAATCCATATTTGTTAAAAAATCTGGCATATTTTTACCTCCTTTCTTAAAAATTTATTTGTAAGATATACTATCGTTGTTTACACTTTTTGAAAATTTTTTTTGGTTGTCATTCCGGAAAGTATGATTTCTCGACGAGCTTGCGAGTCGTAAGAAATTAACTTATCCGGAATCTACGCTATATATAACCACAAATCAATTGAAGTTATAGATTCCGGATAAATGATTTTTTAAAAGCTCGCAGACTCGCTTAGAAAATCTGTTTTCCGGAATGATAAAAAGTGTAAACAACGCTCTTGATTCTTACAATTTATTTTATAAAATAAATGGCGCTAGCGTAACACATTATAGCGAAAAGCGCTCCAATCAAGGCTACTGTAGACGCGTAAAATAACGGAGAGGAAGTTTTACCTTCTAGCAAGGCGCGATGAATTCCAAAAATAAACAGTAAAACTATTCCTGTCATAATAGAAATTATTCTGGCAATATTTAAATCATTCATAAATAAATACGAAATAAGCGGTAAAACAATAATTATAAAAGTAAATATAAAAGATCCAGTGCTTTCAAAAATATCATCTTGAGAATAAGTTTTCGTTTTAGATTTAACAACTAAAGGACCGAACGAATTCGCGAAACTGCTTGCTAATCCGACTATCAGCCCTGATGATAAAATTGTCCAATGATTTGAAGTAAGTGTTGAAATTCCCAAAGCTATGCCAAAACTCGCCATAATAGAACCGAACAGTCCTAAAATGATTCCTTGTATCTTTTTTTCTATATCAGACAATTCAAACATTATTTTTTTATTTTTTTTCTCATCATTAGAATTAGAATGAGAATGGTTTGTGCCTGTTTTTTTGTTAAATTGTTCTAATGGCATATTTTTAAAATAAAATTGTAATAATTTGATTAGATATTTTTTTTGAATTAATTTTTTTATTTAAAAATGAATATTCTAAAAGTAATCCGTCCATCATTCCAGTAAGCAAAGAAGTTAACAGTCTGCTATCAACTTTTCGCGCTAATTTTTTTTTTGCAATCATTTCTGTAATAACTGGTTGGATTAAATCAACAGTTTGTTCTCTTAATTTAATAATATGTTTTCTTATTTGCGTATCAGTCGGCGACATTTTAAATATTAAAGATTTGATAAGATTTTTTTCATTAAAGCCAAAATCCAAATAATTTTTTATAAGTATACGCAATTTTTTGTCAGCCGTTTTTTCATTAAACGCGCCAGCAATAGACAAGCTTAAATTATGAAAAACCTTATTAAGCACATCTTTATAAATTTCAGCCTTGCCTGAAAAATGGTAATAAAGAGCGGCTTTAGTAATATTGAGTTTTTTGGCAATATCATTCATTGAAACTCCCAAATAGCTGTATTCTGAAAAAAGCTTGCGAGCAATTTCAATAATATGTTTTTTAGTGCCTTGAATAATATCTTCTTGTTGTTTTATGATAGCCATAAATTTATTTTTATTTAATTAATTTGCTTACCACTCGGTAAGTATATTTATACTA
This window contains:
- a CDS encoding biotin/lipoyl-binding protein produces the protein MNQEIKSKLSKQAISILVIIVLLVAVFSYAFYKYNDYDNDQKQKIDANINETYQKIKVEKILSKTAVEDISLSAITEPLDETKISAKTSGRMAIMYVNEGDFVYTGQIVAQLEDDQSLVANYNTAFNNYQIAQKNLENIIFSTQKDIESTEIGISTAEKNLKNSLDKSTNDLSNAYENAKLKSDSALLTINNSLENVKNILDDHATGHYNNYYQYFPTSNSQSFNDLMNSYVVARSEYSKTLDYYNSIKYETSRAEIDEMLIKIDDISNKTSLALDDMRIILSYAITSSNFTVAQLGVAKNSIYSAQAVIDGSSSNIKTIK
- a CDS encoding TetR/AcrR family transcriptional regulator — translated: MAIIKQQEDIIQGTKKHIIEIARKLFSEYSYLGVSMNDIAKKLNITKAALYYHFSGKAEIYKDVLNKVFHNLSLSIAGAFNEKTADKKLRILIKNYLDFGFNEKNLIKSLIFKMSPTDTQIRKHIIKLREQTVDLIQPVITEMIAKKKLARKVDSRLLTSLLTGMMDGLLLEYSFLNKKINSKKISNQIITILF
- a CDS encoding patatin-like phospholipase family protein, which encodes MTKFKRPKIGLALGSGGVKGLTHIGVIKALKDNNIPIDYIAGSSIGALVGAFYAANQNINKLEAIALEATWRTGLSIVDPTFNGGLVKGKRLENLIKTWIASDLNFNNLKIPLVIVATDLTTGKEIDIKQGNIIKAIRASLSVPVVFQPLKYKNKLLADGGLSNPLPDDVARAMGADIVIAVNLDNTSFNNGLKNDLDKNINLTKVPIRALNILRYHLAQNSLKTADILIEPKVGEIGLVGWSKFFDNKEVKKTIRAGEKATLKILPQIKKLMNL
- a CDS encoding efflux RND transporter permease subunit, with product MNLPKFSVDKPVTITMMVLIIVVFGFISLSRLGLDMLPDIEFPVVSVVTSYSGATSEDIEDVITKPIEDTVATVKDVKSIKSFSQEGISAVMVEFNSGTNVDFAAQDIRDKIGLIKDYLPQDARHPMVIKMDVGAMPILGYGVMSDNLEILELKKILEDNIKDKIERLDGVASVELRGGQDREILIKLDKPRLDLYNLTQAQVVQILRGENINLSGGFIEQGLQEFPLRTIGKYKDIEEMKNTVIVVKNDTPIYLKDVAEIIDTHKELRSYCRTNKKDSLLMLINKQSGANTSQIAKAVKQELPKLRKNLPQDIDFKLVMDQSHLIKTSTDSVTQSGIIGGLLAMLIIYLFLRNWRPTLAIGLAIPLSLIATFIPIYAVGYTLNLMTLGGLALGIGMLVDNAVVVIENIYRHLEKIGKRQKAAIIGAKEVGMAITAATLTTIAVFLPMSFGSGIIGQISRGLSLTIIFSLASSLFVALTLVPMIASKIFKKRKQAKDYQKASGESHFKKIQNIYKKILIWSLNNRFKTMAVTISLLIGVIALVPFIGTEFMPISDQSMMLLGVKMPVGTSLEETNKAINQIENNLVNIDEISAITSFVGLDEASRSESIGLGLGSAGINEAQIFIRLKDKKDRKYSAEDVQEIIRKKVPRIRGLEINFTDMSKILISGSSSPIEIKIFGKDLDVLKNTAYEIALKIDDLEGVRDIDTTLSKGKPELVITIDRERASYLGLTVGQIGSVVKNSIQGSVATQLRQGGEETDIRVRFDKIYRDDIKQIENLTITTPFGSQIPLKQVAKISKDEGAVKINREDQLRVVAVTANIIDRDVGSAVKDIKSKLSDYELPFGYFIEYGGSYKQMQDAFSALSWALALGILLVYMVMASQFESLIHPFIVMFELPLAFIGVGLALFITGQTLSLPSFMGVIILAGIVVNNAIVLIDYINQLRKKGVDKFDALVEGGITRLRPILITSTTTILGMLPMALARQEGSEMMRPMAIAVIGGLLISTLLTLVVIPVIYSLVEKFSKRIYVRVEKIVNGSK